The following coding sequences lie in one Oncorhynchus nerka isolate Pitt River linkage group LG14, Oner_Uvic_2.0, whole genome shotgun sequence genomic window:
- the ino80c gene encoding INO80 complex subunit C yields MASPNHSPGVEGAIRVTASPAGKVQTLVLASSLAGLRGKKRPANTATSPAVLASGNNSKKKKFQPIANPTQAQVTAVEAVSEGKAVGVSDAVGPATTEPAAKPLPFKDPIFVHSGIGGAAAGKKNRTWKNLKQILAVERTLPWKINDPNYYSIDAPPSLKPAKKYSDISGLPANYTDPQTKLRFTSSEEFSFLRLLPTDAVTGYLALRKATCIVP; encoded by the exons ATGGCTTCTCCGAACCATAGCCCGGGTGTAGAAGGGGCGATCAGGGTAACGGCTTCGCCAGCTGGTAAAGTACAGACGTTGGTTTTGGCTTCTAGCCTGGCCGGGCTCCGCGGTAAGAAGAGACCTGCTAACACCGCCACCTCTCCTGCTGTACTCGCCAGTGGGAACAACAGCAAGAAGAAGAAATTTCAGCCCATCGCAAACCCGACACAAGCACAG GTGACTGCAGTGGAGGCGGTGTCTGAGGGGAAGGCAGTGGGCGTGTCTGACGCTGTAGGTCCAGCCACAACGGAACCAGCAGCCAAACCGCTGCCCTTCAAAGACCCAATATTTGTG CATTCAGGGATAGGGGGAGCTGCAGCAGGGAAAAAGAACCGGACCTGGAAAAACCTGAAACAGATTCTGGCAGTGGAACGGACTCTACCCTGGAAGATCAATGACCCCAATT ACTACAGCATCGATGCCCCTCCCTCCCTGAAGCCAGCCAAGAAATACTCAGACATCTCTGGACTCCCC GCGAACTACACTGACCCCCAGACCAAGCTGAGGTTCACGTCATCTGAGGAGTTCTCCTTCCTGCGCCTGCTCCCCACTGACGCCGTCACCGGTTACCTGGCGCTCCGCAAGGCCACCTGCATTGTACCCTGA
- the LOC115116045 gene encoding H-2 class II histocompatibility antigen, E-S beta chain-like isoform X1: MSVLNLSSIHLLLLFSSLSGVDGYFGHFEMRCRFSSEEPRDIEFLLQVYGNKKLLGQYNSTTEKCTVYTQWMKNFTETACKGPAFLAARRDEMKKYCSSNVPVVYGYLLDKAVEPYIRLRSVEPFSTRHLAMLVCSAYDFYPKPIRVTWLRDGQEVTSNVTSTEELVNGDWTYQIHSHLEYTPTPGERIACMVEHFSLTEPKLYDWDPSMPGPEKNKMVIGACGLLLGVVFIAAGLIYYRKKSTEGRVLVPTMALPESYGTI, encoded by the exons ATGTCTGTGCTGAATCTCTCGTCCATCCACTTAttgcttctcttctcctctctgtctggagtag ATGGCTATTTTGGACACTTTGAGATGAGGTGTCGGTTCAGCTCCGAGGAGCCCCGTGATATTGAGTTTCTGCTGCAGGTCTACGGCAACAAGAAGTTACTGGGACAATACAACAGCACAACAGAGAAATGTACGGTCTACACACAATGGATGAAGAACTTCACTGAAACGGCCTGCAAAGGCCCTGCTTTTCTGGCCGCGAGGAGAGACGAAATGAAGAAATACTGCAGCAGCAACGTTCCTGTGGTGTATGGGTACTTACTAGATAAGGCAG TTGAGCCCTACATCAGGCTGAGGTCAGTGGAGCCGTTCAGTACCAGACACCTGGCCATGCTCGTGTGCAGCGCCTACGACTTCTACCCCAAACCCATCAGAGTGACGTGGCTGAGGGACGGACAGGAAGTGACCTCAAATGTGACATCCACAGAGGAGCTGGTCAATGGGGATTGGACCTACCAGATCCACTCGCACCTGGAGTACACAcccacacctggagagagaatcGCCTGTATGGTGGAGCACTTCAGCCTCACTGAGCCCAAACTGTATGACTGGG ACCCCTCCATGCCTGGTCCTGAGAAGAATAAGATGGTGATCGGGGCCTGTGGGCTGCTGCTGGGGGTGGTCTTTATAGCAGCTGGACTGATCTACTACAGGAAGAAATCTACTG AAGGACGAGTGTTGGTGCCGACCATGGCGCTGCCAGAAAGTTATGGCACCATCTAG
- the LOC115118967 gene encoding H-2 class II histocompatibility antigen, A-Q alpha chain-like, producing the protein MNLSVAIVLLTAVVCTSAEIPHETVYVQGCLEKTKVEAEAELQVDGEEVVYADFQSGQEVWTLPEFLGPFPSSTVRNFYKNAVKGRRLCQDALALWILEEKFPPEVKDAPESTIYPRAEEVLGVENTLICFANHFYPPPVKVHWTKNGLEVTEGASLSRYYPNKDGTFHQFSSLSFTPQEGDVYACTVEHTALEDPKTRFWEIHEVSGSSAGPAVFCGVGLTLGLLGVATGTFLYVKGQQFN; encoded by the exons ATGAACCTCTCTGTGGCTATTGTCCTTCTTACTGCGGTCGTCTGCACTTCAGCAGAAA TTCCTCATGAGACCGTCTATGTGCAGGGCTGTCTTGAGAAGACAAAGGTGGAGGCGGAGGCAGAGCTTCAGGTGGATGGGGAGGAAGTGGTATATGCTGACTTCCAGAGTGGACAGGAAGTTTGGACATTGCCTGAGTTCCTGGGGCCATTCCCAAGCTCCACTGTTCGTAACTTCTACAAGAATGCTGTTAAAGGCAGACGATTGTGTCAGGATGCCTTGGCTCTTTGGATATTAGAAGAAAAGTTTCCACCTGAGGTAAAAG ATGCCCCTGAGAGCACCATCTACCCCAGGGCTGAGGAGGTGCTGGGGGTGGAGAACACCCTAATCTGCTTTGCCAATCATTTCTACCCCCCGCCTGTCAAAGTCCACTGGACCAAGAATGGCCTGGAGGTGACTGAGGGAGCGTCTCTCAGTCGGTACTATCCTAATAAAGATGGAACGTTCCACCAGTTCTCCAGCCTGAGTTTCACTCCACAGGAGGGGGATGTCTATGCCTGCACTGTGGAGCACACAGCCTTGGAGGACCCCAAAACCAGGTTCTGGG AGATACATGAGGTGAGTGGGTCCAGTGCTGGTCCTGCTGTATTCTGTGGAGTGGGCCTGACTCTGGGACTGTTGGGAGTGGCTACCGGAACATTCCTGTACGTCAAAGGACAACAGTTTAACTGA
- the LOC115116045 gene encoding uncharacterized protein LOC115116045 isoform X2 gives MSVLNLSSIHLLLLFSSLSGVDGYFGHFEMRCRFSSEEPRDIEFLLQVYGNKKLLGQYNSTTEKCTVYTQWMKNFTETACKGPAFLAARRDEMKKYCSSNVPVVYGYLLDKAEELVNGDWTYQIHSHLEYTPTPGERIACMVEHFSLTEPKLYDWDPSMPGPEKNKMVIGACGLLLGVVFIAAGLIYYRKKSTEGRVLVPTMALPESYGTI, from the exons ATGTCTGTGCTGAATCTCTCGTCCATCCACTTAttgcttctcttctcctctctgtctggagtag ATGGCTATTTTGGACACTTTGAGATGAGGTGTCGGTTCAGCTCCGAGGAGCCCCGTGATATTGAGTTTCTGCTGCAGGTCTACGGCAACAAGAAGTTACTGGGACAATACAACAGCACAACAGAGAAATGTACGGTCTACACACAATGGATGAAGAACTTCACTGAAACGGCCTGCAAAGGCCCTGCTTTTCTGGCCGCGAGGAGAGACGAAATGAAGAAATACTGCAGCAGCAACGTTCCTGTGGTGTATGGGTACTTACTAGATAAGGCAG AGGAGCTGGTCAATGGGGATTGGACCTACCAGATCCACTCGCACCTGGAGTACACAcccacacctggagagagaatcGCCTGTATGGTGGAGCACTTCAGCCTCACTGAGCCCAAACTGTATGACTGGG ACCCCTCCATGCCTGGTCCTGAGAAGAATAAGATGGTGATCGGGGCCTGTGGGCTGCTGCTGGGGGTGGTCTTTATAGCAGCTGGACTGATCTACTACAGGAAGAAATCTACTG AAGGACGAGTGTTGGTGCCGACCATGGCGCTGCCAGAAAGTTATGGCACCATCTAG